In the genome of Deinococcus radiotolerans, one region contains:
- a CDS encoding glycine betaine ABC transporter substrate-binding protein produces MRNQLKRAALLGVTLLISAASAKSIVVGSKLDPEAQILGQMIVLTLRNAGLDVTDKTNLGDTGVNRKAILAGEIDVYPEYTGNAVYLFPQAKISAKQAGNPGTIYGLARQLDSKNGVTWLKPANVNNTWVIAVPQALAQSAKLSSVADLAKYVNGGGKFKIAGSPEFFNRPDTMLAFEAAYGFKLKAEQKLVLAGATPPQTQQAAANGTNGVNAAMAYGTDGTLAALKLVALKDPKGAQAVYQPAPIIRSDTLKANPQITALLNKTFATLTQSTLQGLNAKVALEGRTAQDVAREYLKGKGLIK; encoded by the coding sequence ATGCGAAACCAACTGAAGCGCGCCGCCCTGCTGGGTGTGACCCTGCTGATCAGCGCCGCGTCTGCCAAGTCGATCGTGGTGGGCAGCAAACTCGATCCCGAAGCGCAGATTCTCGGGCAGATGATCGTCCTGACGCTCCGCAACGCCGGGCTGGACGTGACCGACAAGACGAACCTGGGTGATACCGGCGTGAACCGCAAGGCGATCCTGGCCGGCGAGATTGACGTGTACCCCGAGTACACCGGCAATGCCGTGTACCTGTTCCCGCAGGCGAAGATCAGCGCCAAGCAGGCTGGCAATCCGGGGACCATCTACGGCCTGGCGCGGCAGCTGGACAGCAAGAACGGCGTGACGTGGCTGAAGCCCGCGAACGTGAACAACACCTGGGTGATCGCGGTACCGCAGGCACTGGCGCAGAGTGCGAAGCTCAGCAGCGTCGCGGACCTCGCCAAGTACGTCAATGGCGGCGGAAAGTTCAAGATTGCGGGCAGCCCGGAGTTCTTCAACCGGCCTGACACCATGCTCGCCTTCGAGGCCGCGTACGGCTTCAAGCTGAAAGCCGAGCAGAAACTGGTCCTGGCCGGGGCCACCCCGCCCCAGACGCAGCAGGCCGCGGCGAACGGCACGAACGGCGTGAACGCCGCCATGGCGTACGGCACGGACGGCACGCTGGCCGCGCTGAAACTGGTCGCCCTGAAAGACCCCAAGGGCGCGCAGGCGGTCTACCAGCCCGCGCCGATCATCCGCTCAGATACGCTGAAAGCCAACCCGCAGATCACGGCCCTGCTGAACAAGACCTTTGCCACGCTGACTCAGTCGACCCTGCAGGGCCTGAACGCGAAGGTGGCCCTGGAGGGCCGCACCGCGCAGGACGTGGCGCGCGAGTACCTGAAGGGCAAGGGGCTGATCAAGTAA
- a CDS encoding ABC transporter ATP-binding protein — protein MIEVQNLEKRYGDAFAVQDLTLTFPEGQLTALLGPSGCGKTTTLRMINRLIEPTGGRILLNGQDTRTLRPEVLRRGIGYVIQQIGLFPHLSVAQNVSTVPDLLGRDRHATARRVDELLDLVGLEPATFRDKRPAELSGGQAQRVGVARALAADPPVLLMDEPFGALDPLARDRLQDAFRSIQRQLGKTVIMVTHDIDEALRLGDRVALMRAGRLEQFGTPDDLIHRPASAFVRDFLGEDATLRQLAGRPVSAFVRAGLPSPGAPRVNADLNARSALSVMLREGHDTLEVMRGEEVLGSVRWQDLRGGDGA, from the coding sequence GTGATTGAAGTGCAGAACCTGGAAAAACGGTACGGCGACGCGTTCGCCGTGCAGGACCTGACGCTGACGTTCCCGGAGGGGCAGCTGACGGCGCTGCTGGGCCCCTCGGGGTGCGGGAAGACCACCACACTGCGGATGATCAACCGCCTGATCGAACCCACCGGTGGGCGCATCCTGCTGAACGGCCAGGACACGCGCACCCTGCGGCCGGAGGTGCTGCGCCGCGGGATCGGGTACGTGATCCAGCAGATCGGGCTGTTCCCGCACCTCAGCGTCGCGCAGAACGTCTCGACCGTTCCCGACCTGCTGGGCCGCGACCGTCACGCCACGGCGCGCCGCGTGGATGAACTGCTGGACCTGGTGGGTCTGGAGCCCGCGACCTTCCGCGACAAGCGCCCGGCAGAGCTGTCCGGCGGGCAGGCGCAGCGGGTGGGGGTGGCGCGCGCGCTGGCCGCGGACCCGCCTGTGCTGCTGATGGATGAACCCTTCGGCGCCCTGGATCCACTGGCCCGCGACCGCCTGCAGGACGCTTTCCGCAGCATTCAGCGTCAGCTGGGCAAGACGGTGATCATGGTCACGCACGACATTGATGAGGCGCTGCGCCTGGGGGACCGCGTGGCGCTGATGCGTGCGGGCCGCCTGGAGCAGTTCGGCACGCCGGACGACCTGATCCACCGCCCCGCGAGCGCCTTCGTGCGGGATTTCCTGGGCGAGGACGCCACCCTGCGCCAGCTGGCGGGCCGGCCCGTGTCAGCATTCGTCCGGGCGGGCCTCCCCTCTCCGGGCGCACCACGCGTGAACGCGGACCTGAACGCCCGCAGCGCCCTGAGCGTCATGCTGCGCGAGGGGCACGACACGCTGGAGGTCATGCGCGGCGAGGAGGTCCTGGGGTCGGTCCGCTGGCAGGACCTGCGCGGCGGGGACGGCGCGTGA
- a CDS encoding ABC transporter permease yields MTARQEGGAGAQAPAPAAGARRDVRLVLWLTALPMLAGAWLPWVLLRPNRLAPGEYLGLPPAWLVGVLALAVLPALVGGWRRDLVWLPATLAVTVGVWLLGDRTAAALVGQAEFARASAASGVWLYLLGAGVAAYAAGLAWPERRWVAWLWLLPALALLAGGHLGQWSVLVEGRNEGPRWVQELAQHLRLVGSALGLSVLIGGPLAVWASGRARVADAVLGTANAVQTLPSLALLGLLIAPLSALANAVPALRAAGVSGIGVAPALTAMTLYALLPVLRNGVVALRGVPAGVVDAARGMGMTPAQRFWRVLVPLALPVWLGGVRQAAVLLVGVAAVAALIGAGGLGTYIFKGLQSAASDLILLGAIPAALLAMAVDGALRLLEDWLGRRLGRAA; encoded by the coding sequence ATGACGGCGCGGCAGGAGGGCGGGGCAGGGGCGCAGGCTCCTGCCCCGGCTGCTGGGGCGCGGCGGGACGTCCGGCTGGTCCTGTGGCTGACGGCGCTGCCCATGCTGGCCGGGGCGTGGCTGCCGTGGGTGCTGCTGCGCCCGAACCGCCTGGCACCCGGCGAGTACCTGGGGCTCCCCCCGGCCTGGCTGGTGGGGGTACTCGCACTGGCCGTCCTTCCAGCCCTGGTGGGCGGGTGGCGACGGGACTTGGTTTGGCTGCCCGCGACGCTGGCCGTGACCGTGGGCGTGTGGCTGCTGGGCGACCGGACGGCCGCGGCGCTGGTCGGTCAGGCGGAGTTCGCGCGGGCCAGCGCGGCCAGTGGCGTGTGGCTGTACCTGCTGGGCGCGGGGGTGGCGGCGTACGCGGCCGGGCTGGCGTGGCCGGAGAGGCGCTGGGTGGCGTGGTTGTGGCTGCTGCCGGCGCTGGCGCTGCTGGCGGGCGGGCACCTGGGGCAGTGGTCGGTGCTGGTCGAGGGCCGCAACGAGGGGCCACGCTGGGTGCAGGAACTGGCGCAGCACCTGAGGCTGGTGGGCAGCGCGCTGGGCCTGTCCGTGCTGATCGGCGGGCCGCTGGCAGTGTGGGCCTCGGGCCGGGCGCGCGTGGCAGACGCCGTGCTGGGCACCGCGAACGCTGTGCAGACCCTGCCCAGCCTGGCGCTGCTGGGCCTGCTGATCGCTCCGTTGTCGGCCCTGGCGAATGCCGTACCGGCCCTGCGCGCGGCGGGCGTCAGTGGGATTGGCGTGGCGCCGGCGCTGACCGCGATGACGCTGTACGCGCTGCTGCCCGTCCTGCGCAACGGCGTGGTTGCCCTGCGGGGCGTGCCCGCGGGCGTGGTAGACGCGGCGCGCGGCATGGGCATGACGCCCGCGCAGCGGTTCTGGCGGGTGCTGGTGCCGCTGGCACTGCCCGTGTGGCTGGGCGGCGTGCGGCAGGCGGCGGTGCTGCTGGTGGGCGTGGCGGCCGTGGCCGCGCTGATCGGGGCGGGCGGCCTGGGCACGTACATTTTCAAGGGACTTCAGAGTGCCGCGTCGGACCTGATCCTGCTGGGCGCCATTCCGGCAGCGCTGCTGGCCATGGCCGTGGACGGCGCGCTCAGGCTGCTGGAGGACTGGCTGGGTCGTCGCCTGGGGAGGGCCGCGTGA
- a CDS encoding Lrp/AsnC ligand binding domain-containing protein, whose translation MVTAIVMVQAERQRVQETAEALAGVPSVREVYSVTGEWDIVAILKLTRYEDLDDVVTGGLRKVEGIVRTQTMLAFRTYNEALLDQGFGVGLDEAQQR comes from the coding sequence ATGGTGACAGCGATCGTGATGGTGCAGGCCGAGCGGCAGCGGGTGCAGGAGACGGCCGAGGCGCTGGCCGGGGTGCCCAGCGTGCGTGAGGTGTACTCGGTGACCGGAGAGTGGGACATCGTGGCGATCCTGAAACTCACGCGCTATGAGGATCTGGATGACGTGGTGACGGGCGGTCTGCGCAAGGTGGAGGGCATCGTGCGGACGCAGACGATGCTGGCCTTCCGCACGTACAACGAGGCGCTGCTTGATCAGGGGTTCGGGGTGGGCCTGGATGAAGCGCAGCAGCGTTGA